Proteins found in one Primulina eburnea isolate SZY01 chromosome 16, ASM2296580v1, whole genome shotgun sequence genomic segment:
- the LOC140817598 gene encoding OVARIAN TUMOR DOMAIN-containing deubiquitinating enzyme 4-like isoform X2: protein MLKSNLPLGVPGDGRCLFRSVVHGACLRAGKPSPTENRERELADELRATVADEFIKRREDSEWFVEGDFDTYVTQMRQPHVWGGEPELLMSSHVLQVPITVHMLDKRTNSVKIIAEYGQEYGKENPIHVLYHGYGHYDALRSSLDGSQLKQNKSR from the exons ATGCTTAAATCAAATCTTCCGCTCG GTGTACCTGGCGATGGGAGGTGTTTGTTCCGGTCAGTGGTTCATGGTGCTTGTCTACGTGCAGGAAAGCCATCTCCAACAGAAAACCGTGAAAGGGAACTTGCAGATGAGCTTAGAGCAACA GTCGCAGATGAATTTATCAAGAGGCGTGAAGATTCTGAATG GTTTGTAGAAGGTGATTTTGATACTTACGTTACACAAATGCGACAGCCCCATGTATGGGGTGGGGAACCGGAGCTGCTCATGTCATCACATGTGTTACA GGTTCCGATAACTGTTCACATGTTGGATAAGAGGACTAATTCTGTCAAGATTATTGCTGAATATGGCCAAGAATATGGGAAGGAGAATCCAATTCACGTATTGTATCATGGTTATGGGCACTATGATGCTTTAAGGAGCTCTTTAGATGGTTCACAATTGAAGCA GAACAAAAGTAGATGA
- the LOC140817598 gene encoding OVARIAN TUMOR DOMAIN-containing deubiquitinating enzyme 4-like isoform X1 encodes MLKSNLPLGNRFKAFRVPGDGRCLFRSVVHGACLRAGKPSPTENRERELADELRATVADEFIKRREDSEWFVEGDFDTYVTQMRQPHVWGGEPELLMSSHVLQVPITVHMLDKRTNSVKIIAEYGQEYGKENPIHVLYHGYGHYDALRSSLDGSQLKQNKSR; translated from the exons ATGCTTAAATCAAATCTTCCGCTCGGTAACCGTTTCAAGGCTTTTC GTGTACCTGGCGATGGGAGGTGTTTGTTCCGGTCAGTGGTTCATGGTGCTTGTCTACGTGCAGGAAAGCCATCTCCAACAGAAAACCGTGAAAGGGAACTTGCAGATGAGCTTAGAGCAACA GTCGCAGATGAATTTATCAAGAGGCGTGAAGATTCTGAATG GTTTGTAGAAGGTGATTTTGATACTTACGTTACACAAATGCGACAGCCCCATGTATGGGGTGGGGAACCGGAGCTGCTCATGTCATCACATGTGTTACA GGTTCCGATAACTGTTCACATGTTGGATAAGAGGACTAATTCTGTCAAGATTATTGCTGAATATGGCCAAGAATATGGGAAGGAGAATCCAATTCACGTATTGTATCATGGTTATGGGCACTATGATGCTTTAAGGAGCTCTTTAGATGGTTCACAATTGAAGCA GAACAAAAGTAGATGA
- the LOC140817598 gene encoding OVARIAN TUMOR DOMAIN-containing deubiquitinating enzyme 4-like isoform X3, translating to MDLGSGVPGDGRCLFRSVVHGACLRAGKPSPTENRERELADELRATVADEFIKRREDSEWFVEGDFDTYVTQMRQPHVWGGEPELLMSSHVLQVPITVHMLDKRTNSVKIIAEYGQEYGKENPIHVLYHGYGHYDALRSSLDGSQLKQNKSR from the exons atggATCTAGGCTCAG GTGTACCTGGCGATGGGAGGTGTTTGTTCCGGTCAGTGGTTCATGGTGCTTGTCTACGTGCAGGAAAGCCATCTCCAACAGAAAACCGTGAAAGGGAACTTGCAGATGAGCTTAGAGCAACA GTCGCAGATGAATTTATCAAGAGGCGTGAAGATTCTGAATG GTTTGTAGAAGGTGATTTTGATACTTACGTTACACAAATGCGACAGCCCCATGTATGGGGTGGGGAACCGGAGCTGCTCATGTCATCACATGTGTTACA GGTTCCGATAACTGTTCACATGTTGGATAAGAGGACTAATTCTGTCAAGATTATTGCTGAATATGGCCAAGAATATGGGAAGGAGAATCCAATTCACGTATTGTATCATGGTTATGGGCACTATGATGCTTTAAGGAGCTCTTTAGATGGTTCACAATTGAAGCA GAACAAAAGTAGATGA
- the LOC140817054 gene encoding proteasome subunit beta type-5-B-like, with product MMKIDFTGLEPSAPFRGTLDEDELRNEILGTPSFKLPTTADFDGFQKAAVQMVKPAKGTTTLAFIFREGVMVAADSRASMGGYISSQSVKKIIEINPYMLGTMAGGAADCQFWHRNLGIKCRLHELANKRRISVTGASKLLANILYSYRGMGLSVGTMIAGWDEKGPGLYYVDSEGGRLKGTRFSVGSGSPYAYGVLDSGYRFDMSVEEAAELARRSIYHATFRDGASGGVASVYHVGPNGWKKLSGDDVGELHYHYYPVEPMPVDQEMTETSMA from the exons ATGATGAAGATTGATTTTACTGGGCTCGAACCATCCGCCCCGTTTAGGGGAACTTTGGATGAGGATGAGTTGCGGAACGAGATCTTGGGCACACCCTCATTTAAACTTCCAACTACTGCTGAT TTCGATGGGTTTCAGAAGGCGGCAGTACAGATGGTGAAGCCAGCAAAGGGTACGACAACTCTTGCCTTTATATTCAGAGAAGGTGTAATGGTGGCCGCTGATTCTCGTGCAAGCATGGGAGGATACATAT CGTCACAATCTGTCAAGAAGATCATTGAAATCAATCCCTACATGCTTGGAACAATGGCTGGAGGAGCAGCTGACTGCCAGTTCTGGCACAGAAATCTTGGAATTAAG TGCCGATTACATGAACTAGCAAACAAGAGAAGGATTTCTGTTACTGGAGCTTCAAAGTTGCTTGCAAACATTCTCTATTCTTACAGAGGAATGGGTTTGTCTGTAGGAACCATGATAGCTGGCTGGGATGAAAAG GGTCCTGGGCTTTACTATGTGGATAGTGAAGGCGGACGCCTCAAAGGAACTAGATTCTCTGTTGGGTCTGGTTCACCATATGCTTATGGTGTTTTGGACAGTGG ATACCGCTTTGATATGTCAGTTGAGGAAGCTGCAGAACTGGCAAGACGATCAATTTATCATGCAACATTTCGTGATGGAGCCAGCGGTGGTGTTGCCAGCG TATACCACGTTGGGCCAAATGGATGGAAAAAACTATCTGGCGATGATGTTGGAGAGCTTCACTACCATTACTATCCTGTCGAACCCATGCCTGTGGATCAAGAGATGACTGAGACATCTATGGCCTAA
- the LOC140816903 gene encoding receptor protein kinase-like protein ZAR1 → MLCYEELRYLALFILNFCLYVNSGVSLTSDGLSLLSLKSAVDADGASVFSDWDEDDATPCHWTGISCMNVSGSSDPRVVGIAVSGKNLRGYIPSELGSLIYLRRLNLHGNRFYGSIPDQLFNASALHSIFLYGNNLSGSLPPSLCNLPRLQNLDLSNNSLSGPLPKILRGCRQLQRLILARNVFSGGIPVAIFPELANLEQLDLSANEFNGWIPDDIGELKSLSGTLNLSFNHFTGEIPKTLGDLPLTVSFDLRNNNLSGEIPQTGSFANQGPTAFLNNPMLCGFPLQKSCKSNPADAPSVQSTGSTQNEGIHDQKRLKPGLIILISVADALGVAFIGLVIIYVYWKKKDSGGCSCTSKGKLGGNEKTGLCLFPCIRSFSSNDSEMESEKGGGGGASGGTSGGEGDLVAIDKGFSIELDELLRASAYVLGKSGLGIVYKVVLGNDIPVAVRRLGEGGEQRYKEFVAEVQAIGRVKHPNIVRLRAYYWAPDEKLLISDFISSGNLASALYGKTGLPSPSLTWSTRLKIAKGAARALAYIHECSPRKFVHGDIKPSNILLDPNFEAHISDFGLNRLITITGNNPSSSGGFIGGALPYLNPTQPEKLNNYRAPEARIPGSGPTQKWDVYSFGVVLLELLTGKSPELSPTSSTSTEILDLVGWARKGFEDEIPLSEMVDTILLQEIHAKKEVLAVFHVALACTEGDPELRPRMKTVSENLEKRG, encoded by the exons ATGCTGTGCTACGAAGAGCTTCGATATTTGGCTCTCTTTATTCTGAATTTCTGCTTATACGTAAATTCTGGTGTTTCTTTAACTTCCGATGGCCTCTCTTTACTGTCTCTTAAGTCCGCTGTCGACGCGGACGGCGCCTCGGTTTTTTCGGACTGGGACGAGGATGATGCAACGCCGTGTCATTGGACAGGAATTTCTTGCATGAACGTTTCAGGTTCGTCTGACCCGCGTGTTGTAGGAATTGCGGTCTCCGGGAAGAATCTTCGGGGGTATATTCCGTCGGAGCTCGGCAGTTTGATTTACCTCCGGCGGCTCAATCTCCATGGCAACagattttatgggtccattCCGGATCAACTGTTCAATGCTTCTGCTCTGCACAGCATCTTCCTCTATGGTAACAATCTCTCCGGTTCATTACCGCCATCTTTGTGTAACCTCCCTCGCTTGCAAAACCTTGATCTTTCGAATAATTCTCTCTCGGGACCGCTCCCGAAGATACTGCGCGGCTGCCGTCAGTTACAGAGGCTGATTCTCGCCAGGAATGTTTTTTCGGGTGGGATTCCAGTGGCGATTTTCCCTGAGCTTGCTAACTTAGAACAGCTCGATTTATCAGCGAACGAGTTTAATGGCTGGATACCGGATGATATTGGCGAGTTGAAGTCACTCTCAGGCACTTTGAACTTGTCTTTTAATCATTTTACAGGTGAGATACCAAAAACTTTAGGCGATTTGCCACTTACTGTGAGTTTTGATCTTAGGAACAATAATCTGAGCGGCGAAATTCCACAAACGGGATCTTTCGCTAATCAGGGTCCAACTGCATTTTTGAACAATCCGATGTTATGTGGTTTTCCATTACAAAAGTCTTGTAAAAGTAATCCAGCCGATGCACCTTCAGTTCAGAGCACTGGTTCAACTCAAAATGAGGGTATCCATGATCAAAAAAGGTTAAAACCAGGGTTGATCATATTGATATCCGTGGCTGATGCATTGGGAGTGGCGTTTATAGGATTGGTGATCATTTATGTGTACTGGAAGAAAAAGGATTCCGGTGGATGTAGTTGCACGAGTAAAGGGAAGCTTGGGGGTAATGAGAAAACAGGACTATGCTTGTTCCCTTGTATCCGTAGTTTTTCGAGTAACGATTCTGAAATGGAGTCGGAAAAGGGTGGCGGTGGTGGAGCCAGTGGTGGCACGAGTGGTGGGGAGGGAGATCTCGTGGCGATTGATAAAGGGTTTAGCATTGAGTTGGATGAGTTGCTGAGGGCGTCGGCTTATGTTTTGGGAAAGAGTGGTCTAGGAATAGTGTATAAGGTGGTGCTCGGAAATGACATTCCGGTGGCAGTGAGAAGGCTGGGAGAAGGCGGAGAACAACGGTATAAAGAGTTTGTGGCTGAAGTCCAGGCGATAGGGAGGGTGAAGCATCCGAATATTGTGAGGTTGAGGGCTTATTATTGGGCGCCAGACGAGAAGCTTCTCATAAGTGATTTCATTTCTAGTGGGAACTTGGCCTCTGCTCTTTATG GGAAGACGGGACTGCCATCACCGAGCTTAACATGGTCAACAAGGCTCAAAATCGCCAAAGGAGCTGCCCGAGCTTTAGCCTATATACACGAATGTAGCCCGAGGAAATTCGTTCACGGAGATATAAAACCATCGAACATCCTCCTCGACCCTAACTTCGAAGCCCACATTTCTGATTTTGGCCTCAACCGTCTCATCACAATCACGGGAAACAACCCTTCGTCCTCTGGAGGCTTCATCGGTGGAGCCCTCCCATATCTAAACCCTACTCAACCCGAAAAACTAAATAACTACCGAGCTCCAGAAGCCCGGATCCCCGGTAGCGGACCTACTCAGAAATGGGATGTCTACTCTTTTGGGGTAGTCTTACTCGAGTTGTTGACAGGGAAATCCCCCGAGCTCTCTCCTACAAGCTCGACCTCAACAGAGATACTAGACCTCGTGGGGTGGGCGAGGAAGGGATTCGAGGACGAAATCCCTTTATCTGAGATGGTTGACACAATTTTGCTCCAAGAAATACATGCCAAGAAAGAAGTGCTTGCCGTGTTTCATGTAGCTCTTGCGTGCACCGAGGGAGATCCTGAACTTCGGCCGAGGATGAAAACCGTCTCCGAAAATCTCGAAAAGAGAGGATAA
- the LOC140817596 gene encoding U-box domain-containing protein 6-like translates to MDASEIEENLLSIGEPKLHGEMCKNLSSVYAKVLAIFPDLEAARPRSTSGIQALCALHIALEKTKNFLQHCAECSKLYLAITGDSVVMKFKKARCALEDSLKQVEEIVPPATGSQIAEILGELGRIEFSLDPIEKQIGDDIIRLLQQGRNFNSNSYDNEELESFHQAASRLGITSSRAALRERRALKKLVERARADDDKRKESIIAYLMHLMRKYSKVFRGEFSDDSPGSTPCSPTIQGSLEDGNMLGCNGFAFDRQFSKLCSFDFKPNFRRSDQIHVPPEELRCPISLQLLHDPVIVASGQTYERVCIEKWFSDGHNTCPKTQQQLPHLSLTPNYCVKGLVASWCENNRIPVPDGPPESLDLNYWRLVLSESDSANSKSLESFDLCKFKSVKAKPLNDSGIIEDAEGNELEATSVQKDDCGDYHSSKQCHDCLAVLEKRDDLMEKCKVVEQIRHLLKDDEEARIYMGANGFVEALLHFLDSAVSYRNGMAQEIGAMALFNLTVNNNRNKELLLASGVLPILQKMIANTDSVGATTALYLNLSCLEEAKAIIGTTQEAVYFLISILKLETDEQCKIDALHTLYNISSHSTNIPHLLGAGIVDDLHNLITHPSDHSSTEKCITMLIYLASSKSARDEIIASPGLITGLATILDIGEPVEQEQAAACLLILCNTSDKCCEMVLQEGAIPSLVSISVNGTVRGKQKAQKLLMLFREQRQRVPSPVPSRPMPENSEMALPSQNSKPFCKSISRRKVGKTLSFWWKNKSISVYQR, encoded by the exons ATGGACGCTTCAGAGATTGAGGAAAATTTACTCTCCATTGGTGAACCGAAG TTACATGGTGAGATGTGCAAGAACCTAAGTTCCGTGTATGCAAAAGTGTTGGCGATATTCCCTGATCTAGAGGCGGCTCGACCAAGGAGCACATCTGGTATTCAAGCACTATGTGCTCTGCATATAGCACTTGAAAAGACCAAGAATTTTCTTCAGCATTGTGCAGAATGTAGTAAACTTTACTTG GCAATAACTGGAGATTCCGTGGTAATGAAATTTAAGAAAGCACGATGTGCACTTGAAGATAGTTTAAAACAGGTTGAAGAAATTGTTCCACCAGCTACTGGCAGTCAG ATCGCCGAGATTTTGGGTGAACTTGGAAGGATTGAGTTTTCTCTTGATCCGATTGAGAAGCAAATAggtgatgatattattagattgCTTCAACAAGGGAGAAATTTCAACAGTAACTCTTATGACAACGAGGAGCTTGAATCTTTTCATCAGGCTGCATCTAGGCTCGGTATCACCTCTTCAAGAGCAGCACTTAGAGAGAGAAGAGCTTTGAAGAAACTCGTGGAAAGAGCTCGAGCTGATGACGACAAAAGGAAGGAGTCTATCATAGCTTATCTCATGCATCTCATGAGAAAGTACTCAAAGGTTTTCAGGGGCGAGTTTTCGGATGACTCACCAGGATCAACACCTTGCTCGCCTACTATCCAGGGATCTTTAGAAGATGGTAACATGCTTGGCTGTAATGGTTTTGCTTTTGATAGGCAGTTTTCGAAACTCTGTTCTTTCGATTTCAAGCCAAATTTCCGGAGATCAGATCAGATTCATGTGCCCCCTGAAGAGTTAAGGTGCCCTATATCTTTGCAACTTTTGCATGACCCAGTTATCGTAGCTTCGGGGCAAACATATGAAAGGGTTTGTATAGAAAAATGGTTTAGTGACGGTCACAACACTTGTCCTAAAACTCAGCAGCAGCTCCCTCATCTTTCTTTGACTCCCAATTACTGTGTTAAAGGATTGGTGGCTAGTTGGTGTGAAAATAATAGGATTCCAGTTCCAGACGGTCCACCAGAATCACTTGATCTCAATTACTGGAGGCTAGTGTTATCCGAAAGTGACTCTGCAAACTCAAAATCGTTAGAAAGTTTCGATTTGTGTAAGTTCAAGAGTGTTAAGGCTAAACCTTTGAATGACAGTGGTATCATTGAGGATGCTGAAGGAAATGAACTGGAAGCTACTTCTGTGCAAAAAGATGATTGCGGAGATTACCATTCCTCCAAACAGTGTCACGATTGTTTGGCTGTCTTAGAGAAGCGTGATGACTTGATGGAGAAATGCAAAGTGGTGGAGCAGATAAGGCACTTGTTAAAAGATGATGAAGAAGCCAGGATTTATATGGGGGCTAATGGTTTTGTAGAGGCATTGCTGCATTTCTTGGACTCTGCTGTCTCTTACAGGAATGGGATGGCTCAAGAAATAGGAGCAATGGCTCTCTTCAATCTTACTGTAAATAATAACAG AAACAAAGAATTGTTATTGGCTTCAGGAGTGCTTCCAATACTGCAGAAAATGATAGCTAATACCGATTCTGTTGGAGCAACAACTGCCCTTTACCTAAATCTTTCCTGCCTCGAGGAGGCCAAAGCCATTATCGGGACTACACAGGAAGCTGTCTATTTCTTGATCTCCATCCTTAAACTTGAAACAGATGAGCAATGTAAGATCGATGCCCTTCACACCCTATACAACATTTCCAGTCATTCAACCAATATCCCTCATCTTTTGGGAGCTGGTATCGTTGATGACCTTCACAATCTTATCACACATCCCAGCGACCACTCTTCAACAGAGAAGTGCATTACCATGTTAATTTACTTAGCTTCGAGTAAATCTGCTAGAGATGAAATCATTGCCTCTCCTGGCCTTATTACCGGGCTTGCTACTATCTTGGACATCGGTGAGCCCGtagaacaagaacaagctgcAGCCTGTCTTCTGATATTATGTAATACGAGCGACAAATGCTGTGAAATGGTTCTTCAAGAAGGGGCGATACCTTCATTAGTGTCGATTTCTGTAAATGGGACAGTTAGAGGTAAACAGAAAGCCCAGAAGCTTCTGATGTTATTTCGGGAGCAGCGACAACGAGTTCCTTCACCTGTTCCCAGTCGACCGATGCCCGAGAACAGTGAGATGGCTTTGCCTTCTCAAAATTCAAAGCCATTTTGCAAGTCAATCTCGAGGCGAAAAGTCGGTAAAACATTGAGTTTTTGGTGGAAGAACAAGAGCATTTCTGTGTACCAGCGTTGA
- the LOC140817345 gene encoding uncharacterized protein: protein MANITKLEFEALDISGKNYLSWILDAEVHLISKNLGDTIKEANNESLQDLAKSLIFLRHHLDDGLKAEYLTVKNPQELWKDLKESFDHQRTIVLPRARYEWIHLRLQDFKSVSDYNSALFKICSKLKLCGENISDQDLLEKTFSTFHASNVLLQQQYRERGFKKYSELISCLLVAEQNNELLMKNHQMRPTGSTPFPEANETAFPEVNANSTQIPHYGRGRGRGRGRSNGQRKNYQQHDGKRQKTNHQPWKPNNEESVRKPKEYEDKCFKCGTEGHWSRTCRTAKHLVDLYQNSIKGKGKIETNFADDDGPVDITHLDVSDFFAQPDGNIDNLIGGGVLENID, encoded by the coding sequence ATGGCAAATATTACCAAACTCGAATTCGAAGCACTTGACATCAGTGGAAAAAACTATTTGTCATGGATTTTGGATGCTGAGGTTCATCTTATTTCTAAAAATCTTGGAGATACGATAAAAGAAGCAAACAACGAATCCCTGCAGGATCTTGCAAAATCACTCATTTTCCTTCGTCACCATCTCGATGATGGATTGAAAGCCGAGTATCTCACTGTGAAAAACCCGCAAGAACTTTGGAAAGATCTTAAAGAAAGCTTTGACCATCAGAGAACTATAGTTCTCCCAAGAGCCCGATATGAATGGATCCACCTTCGCCTGCAAGATTTCAAATCTGTAAGCGACTATAATTCTGCATTATTCAAGATTTGTTCCAAGCTCAAACTTTGTGGAGAAAATATTTCTGATCAAGATCTACTTGAAAAAACATTCTCTACTTTCCACGCATCAAATGTGCTCCTGCAGCAGCAATATCGTGAGCGTGGATTTAAAAAATACTCTGAGCTTATTTCATGTCTACTAGTTGCTGAACAGAACAATGAACTACTGATGAAAAATCATCAAATGCGCCCAACCGGCTCTACACCATTTCCTGAAGCAAATGAAACAGCATTCCCTGAAGTGAATGCCAACTCAACCCAAATCCCTCATTATGGAAGAGGGCGTGGGCGTGGACGCGGACGTAGCAATGGTCAAAGGAAAAATTATCAGCAACATGATGGAAAGAGACAGAAAACAAACCACCAGCCGTGGAAACCGAATAATGAAGAATCAGTTAGAAAACCAAAAGAATATGAAGACAAGTGTTTCAAATGTGGAACGGAGGGGCATTGGTCTCGTACCTGTCGTACGGCAAAGCATCTTGTGGATCTCTACCAAAATTCAatcaaaggaaaaggaaagatAGAGACAAATTTTGCTGATGATGATGGCCCTGTCGACATAACTCATTTAGATGTCTCTGATTTCTTTGCACAACCGGATGGGAATATTGATAATTTGATTGGGGGTGGTGTGCTAGAAAATATAGATTGA